In one Mesorhizobium australicum genomic region, the following are encoded:
- a CDS encoding CBS domain-containing protein yields the protein MTVKAILEEKGRNVVTLTSAETIESAVNTLAQYRIGALVVTSGNGRIEGILSERDIVRVIAEHGAAALKKPLSTAMTAKVKTCSESATVNEVMEIMTRSRFRHLPVEKNGVLAGIISIGDVVKRRIQDIEREAEEIKQYIATV from the coding sequence ATGACGGTGAAGGCTATTCTCGAGGAAAAGGGCCGCAACGTGGTGACGCTCACTTCGGCCGAGACGATCGAAAGCGCCGTGAATACGCTTGCCCAGTACAGGATCGGTGCGCTCGTCGTCACATCCGGCAACGGCCGGATCGAGGGCATCCTGTCCGAGCGCGACATCGTCCGCGTTATTGCGGAGCACGGCGCCGCGGCGCTGAAGAAACCTCTGTCGACCGCCATGACCGCCAAGGTAAAGACCTGCAGCGAATCCGCGACCGTCAACGAGGTGATGGAGATCATGACGCGCAGCCGGTTCCGCCACCTGCCGGTGGAGAAGAATGGCGTTCTGGCGGGCATCATCTCGATCGGCGACGTGGTCAAGCGGCGCATCCAGGATATCGAAAGGGAAGCCGAGGAGATCAAGCAGTATATCGCGACGGTCTGA
- a CDS encoding rhomboid family intramembrane serine protease yields MTDSDRTEQPGETPDAMPHGRGGREPLFNLPGIVTVFIVLCVGIHLARVYVLTPQQDYELILNGAFFPARYTGGYDLDIYAFTSPLTSSLLHAGWMHLILNMVWMAAFASPLATRIGVVRFVLFWCFATAGSLLLHFVARPDDMISVIGASGAISGMMGAAARFGFRADRSHRLPIFAGPRLSLGETLRSRAVLIFLGVWLVINFAAGAGLDLSGSEGSIAWEAHIGGMLAGLFGIGLFDRSPSHASGSTALH; encoded by the coding sequence ATGACCGATTCCGACCGCACCGAACAGCCTGGCGAGACGCCCGACGCGATGCCACACGGTCGCGGCGGCAGGGAGCCATTGTTCAACCTGCCGGGTATCGTGACCGTCTTCATCGTCCTCTGCGTCGGCATCCATCTGGCTCGGGTCTATGTGCTGACGCCGCAGCAGGATTACGAACTGATCCTGAACGGCGCCTTCTTCCCGGCCCGCTACACGGGCGGCTATGACCTCGACATCTACGCCTTCACCAGTCCGCTCACCTCGTCGCTGCTCCATGCCGGTTGGATGCACCTCATCCTGAACATGGTCTGGATGGCCGCTTTCGCCTCGCCGTTGGCGACCCGCATCGGCGTGGTGCGTTTCGTATTGTTCTGGTGCTTTGCCACTGCCGGTTCGCTGCTTCTCCATTTCGTCGCGCGGCCGGACGACATGATCTCGGTCATCGGCGCGTCGGGCGCGATTTCCGGCATGATGGGAGCGGCGGCGCGGTTCGGCTTCCGTGCCGACCGCTCGCATAGGCTGCCGATCTTCGCCGGGCCGCGGCTCAGCCTCGGCGAGACTTTGCGATCGCGGGCGGTGCTCATCTTCCTCGGCGTCTGGCTGGTCATCAACTTCGCGGCGGGCGCCGGCCTCGACCTCTCCGGCAGCGAGGGATCCATCGCCTGGGAGGCACATATCGGCGGCATGCTGGCCGGGCTCTTCGGCATCGGCCTGTTCGACAGGTCGCCGTCGCACGCCTCGGGCTCAACGGCCTTGCATTGA
- a CDS encoding PAS domain-containing protein yields the protein MRLKGSIELFQYWDRLRGGRPAPTRTEIEPADIKSLLADTFILEKDARGEAVFRLAGTRLCATFGRELKGFTFSSLWLQKDERVVARLAHGAFLAKSVVVISFDGVSRNGRSNSFELLLLPLDGGVQHPRSLGAITPVERPYWLGTDPVVECRITSLRVVDPEREPLFLANRPAVPVPSLSPSLEAADTGIRPGARGRRIRHLLVLDGGREGH from the coding sequence ATGAGACTCAAGGGATCGATCGAGCTGTTCCAGTATTGGGACAGACTCCGCGGTGGGCGCCCTGCCCCCACGCGCACCGAGATCGAGCCGGCCGACATCAAGTCGCTGCTCGCCGACACGTTCATCTTGGAGAAGGACGCGCGTGGCGAGGCCGTGTTCCGTCTTGCCGGCACCCGACTGTGCGCCACCTTCGGACGCGAGCTGAAGGGATTCACATTCTCCTCGCTCTGGCTGCAGAAGGACGAGCGCGTGGTCGCTCGCCTCGCGCATGGCGCGTTCCTGGCCAAATCCGTGGTGGTGATCAGCTTCGACGGCGTCAGCCGGAACGGGCGCTCCAACAGCTTCGAGCTCCTTCTCCTTCCGCTCGACGGCGGTGTGCAGCATCCCCGTTCGCTCGGCGCGATCACGCCCGTCGAAAGGCCTTACTGGCTGGGAACGGATCCCGTCGTCGAATGCCGGATCACCTCGCTGCGCGTTGTCGACCCTGAGCGCGAGCCGCTCTTCCTGGCCAACCGGCCGGCGGTTCCGGTTCCCTCGCTGTCTCCTTCGCTGGAAGCGGCCGATACCGGTATCCGGCCCGGCGCGCGAGGCCGCAGAATCCGGCATCTTCTGGTGCTCGACGGCGGCCGCGAGGGACACTGA
- a CDS encoding PilZ domain-containing protein, whose amino-acid sequence MTSAAMDFSQAKAERRNFQRVRVKIYGRFMLEDRSEHPCQVLDMSPGNVLLRADRIGQPGEKVIAYIDHIGRIEGVVTRTQADGFAMTIVASDRKKDKLAAQLTWLANKHELDLPEDRRHERIAPRNPISIMQLADGRQYQCRIIDLSLSGAAIEIDVRPALGTQVVLGTMRGQVVRHFEDGVAVEFAVIQRPESLEAEFSAGRDL is encoded by the coding sequence ATGACGTCTGCCGCCATGGATTTTTCCCAAGCCAAGGCTGAAAGGCGGAACTTCCAGCGCGTGCGCGTCAAGATCTATGGCCGCTTCATGCTGGAGGACCGCTCAGAGCATCCTTGTCAGGTTCTCGACATGTCGCCGGGCAACGTGCTCCTGCGCGCCGACCGCATCGGCCAGCCTGGCGAGAAGGTCATCGCCTATATCGACCACATCGGCCGCATCGAGGGTGTCGTCACCCGCACCCAGGCCGACGGCTTCGCCATGACCATCGTCGCCTCCGACCGCAAGAAGGACAAGCTGGCCGCCCAGCTGACCTGGCTCGCGAACAAGCATGAGCTCGATCTGCCGGAGGATCGCCGTCACGAACGCATCGCGCCGCGCAATCCGATCAGCATCATGCAGCTCGCGGACGGCCGCCAGTACCAGTGCCGTATCATCGACCTGTCGCTCTCGGGCGCCGCGATCGAGATCGACGTCAGGCCGGCGCTCGGCACGCAGGTCGTTCTCGGTACGATGCGCGGACAGGTCGTGCGCCACTTCGAGGACGGCGTCGCCGTCGAGTTCGCCGTGATCCAGCGGCCGGAATCCCTTGAAGCCGAGTTCAGCGCCGGGCGCGACCTCTAG
- a CDS encoding transglutaminase-like cysteine peptidase yields MGTIKTFLLLAATTAAALGFAGSASAAPNFMPGGERTTQPIGHYEFCQRVPQECAQKTPKTNPVELSRKLWAKMVDINNTVNTVIAPRTDVEMWGQEEYWSYPDSEGDCEDYVLEKRRQLMALGVPAGNLLITVVRQPNGDGHAVLTVRTSLGDFVLDNLEPRILAWTDTDYTFLKRQSERNSGIWIAVNDDRPVAVGSVK; encoded by the coding sequence ATGGGGACAATCAAGACTTTCCTGCTGCTTGCCGCGACGACCGCAGCCGCTCTAGGCTTTGCAGGTTCCGCAAGTGCTGCGCCGAATTTCATGCCGGGCGGCGAACGGACCACTCAGCCGATCGGGCACTATGAATTCTGCCAGCGCGTGCCGCAGGAATGCGCCCAGAAGACACCCAAGACTAATCCGGTCGAGCTGAGCCGCAAGCTCTGGGCCAAGATGGTCGACATCAACAACACCGTCAACACGGTGATCGCTCCGCGCACCGACGTGGAGATGTGGGGTCAGGAGGAATACTGGTCCTATCCGGACAGCGAGGGTGACTGCGAGGACTATGTCCTGGAAAAACGCCGCCAGTTGATGGCCCTCGGCGTGCCCGCCGGCAACCTGCTCATCACCGTGGTGCGGCAGCCCAACGGCGACGGCCATGCCGTCCTGACAGTGCGCACCAGCCTGGGCGACTTCGTGCTCGACAATCTCGAGCCAAGGATCCTGGCCTGGACCGACACCGACTACACGTTCCTGAAGCGCCAGTCCGAGCGGAACTCGGGCATCTGGATCGCCGTCAACGATGACCGTCCCGTCGCCGTCGGCAGCGTGAAGTAG
- a CDS encoding gamma carbonic anhydrase family protein translates to MPIYAIDGKSPEFEERDSNFIAPDVTLIGNITIGRDVSVWFGTAIRGDNEKIRIGARSNVQEHAIMHSDPGYPLTIGEGCTIGHRAMLHGCTIGDNSLVGMGAIILNGAKIGRNCLVGAGALVTEGKEFPDNSLIVGSPAKAVRALDDAAADRLRTSAQHYVDNGKRFAKGLKKID, encoded by the coding sequence ATGCCAATCTACGCGATCGACGGAAAGAGCCCGGAATTTGAGGAGCGCGACAGCAATTTCATCGCCCCCGACGTCACCCTGATCGGCAACATCACCATCGGACGCGACGTCTCGGTCTGGTTCGGCACTGCCATCCGCGGCGACAACGAGAAGATCAGGATCGGCGCGCGCTCCAATGTGCAGGAACACGCGATCATGCACTCCGACCCCGGCTATCCGCTGACGATCGGCGAAGGCTGCACAATCGGCCACCGAGCGATGCTGCACGGCTGCACTATCGGCGACAACTCGCTGGTCGGCATGGGCGCGATCATCCTCAACGGCGCGAAGATCGGCAGGAACTGCCTCGTCGGCGCCGGCGCACTGGTGACCGAGGGCAAGGAGTTTCCAGACAATTCGCTGATCGTCGGCTCTCCCGCCAAGGCCGTGCGCGCGCTCGACGATGCTGCCGCGGACCGGCTGAGGACATCGGCTCAGCACTATGTCGACAACGGCAAGCGTTTCGCGAAGGGCCTGAAGAAGATCGACTGA
- a CDS encoding DUF6949 family protein codes for MDHFWAFSFAFAVGLTVAGFAGSVMEIATGAPLRLAPPFVDRRRIALSLAASLAAGPFMLFNDTLEARRHGRIGLPALSICLAIGAGWTLATGILATELAILLAGG; via the coding sequence ATGGACCATTTCTGGGCCTTCTCTTTCGCCTTTGCGGTGGGGCTTACGGTCGCCGGCTTTGCCGGTTCGGTGATGGAGATCGCGACCGGCGCTCCGCTTCGGCTGGCGCCGCCCTTCGTCGACCGCCGGCGCATCGCGCTGTCGCTTGCCGCGAGCCTCGCGGCGGGGCCGTTCATGCTGTTCAACGACACGCTGGAGGCGCGCCGGCATGGGCGGATCGGACTTCCCGCCCTTTCGATCTGCCTCGCCATCGGGGCGGGATGGACGCTGGCGACCGGCATTTTGGCGACGGAGCTTGCGATCCTGCTTGCGGGCGGATAG
- a CDS encoding MerR family transcriptional regulator, giving the protein MAREYYTITELTREFDISTRTLRFYEDEGLVQPLRRGRTRLFRPSDRHLVKQIMRGKRLGFSINEIREIIQMYKEPPGEAGQLKLLIKRIEEKRGDLRQKRRDLEETLAELDQAEESCVERLAELGVNT; this is encoded by the coding sequence ATGGCGCGTGAATACTATACGATCACCGAGCTGACGCGCGAGTTCGACATCTCGACGCGCACCTTGCGGTTCTACGAGGATGAGGGTTTGGTCCAGCCGTTGCGCCGCGGCCGGACTCGGCTGTTCCGGCCGTCCGACCGCCATCTGGTCAAGCAGATCATGCGCGGCAAGCGGCTCGGTTTCTCGATCAACGAGATCCGCGAGATCATCCAGATGTACAAGGAGCCGCCGGGCGAGGCGGGCCAGCTCAAGCTCCTGATCAAGCGCATCGAGGAGAAGCGGGGCGACCTGCGCCAGAAGCGCCGGGACCTCGAGGAAACGCTGGCCGAGCTCGACCAGGCCGAGGAATCCTGCGTCGAGCGCCTTGCCGAGCTAGGCGTCAACACCTGA